A region of the Phaenicophaeus curvirostris isolate KB17595 chromosome 25, BPBGC_Pcur_1.0, whole genome shotgun sequence genome:
GCTGGGAGATGGACCAGGGAggtgcagagcagctgaggggcagATCGCATGGCTGGGAGACGGACCAGGGAGGTGCAGAGCAGGTGAGGAGCAGATCTCGCAGCTGGGAGATGGACCAGGGAGGTGCAGAGCAGCTGATGTGCAGATCTCGCGGCTGGGAGATGGACCAGGGAGGTGCAGAGCAGCTGATGTGCAGATCTCGCGGCTGGGAGATGGACCACGGAggtgcagagctgctgaggGGCAGATCTCGCGGCTGGGAGATGGACCAGGGAGgtgcagagcagctgagaggCAGATCTCGTGGCTGGGAGTGCACGATCCCTTCCCCTCCAGGTACGTGCAGATGGGTGAGAGCATTGGAGCCACAGGAAAAGGTGTCTCGCTGTGTGGTTTAGTGCCTCTTCCCAGTGTTTTTGGCACTGTGCTTTTGATGGGCAGGCTGTAAAGTGCTTGGAAAACAACCCCAGAGGAACCTCCTGGACAAGCAGTGCATCAGGGTGAGATCCACAGAGCAAGTCCTGCTGTtagaggaggcagcagcagagcagtcGAGGGTCTGGAGTGAGGAGGAGCAACAGGTGAGTAAGCCAGGGCGATGGGAAGTCCCCATGAGGGCAGGCAGTGGTCCTCAGGGCTCACTttcctgggaaagcagcagcttcgTGCCCCCAGGAAGGTGAGTGGGttttggaggaggaaggaatatGATGTCAGCTGCGAGAAAGAGTAGCAGGAGGTGCACGACGCCTGTTGTATTGGGTGGCCCCTTTGGAAAGGGCTGGCAACGTTGGGAACGCTTAGAGAGGAGCTTTGGCGGCGAGAACTGACATTCAGGACTGAGAGGGCTGAAGGCAGAGCCGGGGGGCTTCAACCTTGGGGTCTTCTTGGGGCGTAGGCGGCTTAGCGAGACGATGAAATGGAAACCCCCGGCGACGGCTCCGGGCAGCGCCGTGTCCCCCGCAGGGAGCCCTGTCCATGCCGGACCGCGTCCCTGGGGTGATGGTGGCAGGTGACAGTCTGGTGGCACGTGGTGGGATCTGTACAGCGTAACCGGCGGCGAGAATGATCCCGGCACATGGGAGACGTGGCCATCCTCGGACGCTCGGCGGCACCGCCCGTCCTCCGGCGCGTCGCCCGTCCGACACAGAGGAGTCCCTGGGCAGCGCGGCGGGCTGAGCCCGCGGCGGGGGAGAGGCGCGGCAGGGCCTCCCGGGACCCTCCGCTCCCTTATCAAAAGCCAAGGAGGAGGCGAGCGAGGAGGGCAGCCCAGAGGCCGAGCCCGGTGGCTGCCCGGGATGCTGCGTTGCCACCGTCGTGCACCGCTCCGGGCCCTGTGCGGGACAGAAAAGAAGGGGAAGATGGCATTAGGGCTGGAAGTGAGTGTAAGACTTTGCGTTGACGCAAGGAACATGCTCAGATGTTGTCCTCGTCGGTGGTAGTCTGCCCACCTGCCTCGCCTccacctctgcctcctccttttctaaacagaatcatggaatggtttggattggaaaggaacttaaagcccaCCCAATCCCAcaccctgccacgggcagggacaccccccactggatcaggggctcatccaacctggccttgaacccctccagggatggggcagccacccctgctctgggcaacctgggcctccccaccctcacagggaaacatttcttcctaagatctcatctcaatctatctcccctctttcagttgaaaatcGTCCTCCGTCGTCCTATCCCTGTGCTTCCTGcactgatccagagcccctccccagctttcccagtgCTCCTTTCAgcattggaagctgctctaaggtctccctgcagccttctcttctccaggctgaacgaccccaactctctcagcctgtcctcatacaggagatgctcctgcctcttcatcctcatcctcttcctTGCTGGACAAATAGGACACCTACCGTACAGGATGATGCTGGCATTGGTGTTGCCCAGCTTGTTCGTGGCCACGCACGTGTAGTTGCCGTAATCCTTCTCCGAGACGTTGAAGAAGGTCAGCGTTGACAAGCGGCCCTTGCTCTCAATCCGCACGCCCTCCAGCCCATTCGCTAACCTGCGGGAAAAACATGGAGAGCAGCGCTCAGAGTGCTGTGCCAGCGCTCCTCCACAAACCCTTCCTGTCCCCAGGTGCTTGGTCTCTTCCCACAAGCCAACGCCTACATGTTCTTCTATGCAACCCACCAAGAAGATCTCTTTACTGCACCACAGCGCCCAAACACATTATCCAACCATAACCCTGGTCCACGCGGCCCTTGTTGACCCCCATCAGCCATGGCCACTGTCCCCAGGAGAAATTACACTTGGACCCCCTCAGACCCACCAAAATGAGTTGATCCCAGCCTTCCTCCACATAAGACCCTCAAGATgccaccagctcctctgcctcctcacCCTCCAGCCCTGAGGTTAGCACGGTCGACCCCCCCCTGCCATGCCCCGTTGTCTCCCCTGCTCCACAGCCCCTCACCTGGTGTCCTCCTTGAACCACTGAAACTCTGCCACGGGGACGGCCGAGGCCTCGCACTGCAGGATGCCCTTCTGGCCCACCGAGGCGCCCGTGTTCTTGGCGTTCGAGATGTACGGTGGGTCTGTGGAGACGCCGTGCCACGTCACGCCGGGCCGCGCCTTCCCACCCCTCCGCCACTCCCCCGGCCCTTGCACTCACAGTTGACGGTGACTTTGACTTTCCGCACATCTGGCACAGCCACGTCGTTGACAGCACTGCACTCGTACTCCCCAGACTGCTCCCGCGTGATGCCCGTGATCTCCAGGTACTCGTCCTCACTGACAAAGCCCTGTCCTGGGAGATGTTCCAAACGCAAGGCACCATCACCCACAGATGCTGACGCTGGGACCTCCCCTCACACTCTCTGCCTGGGTGTCTGGTGGCCCCTTCACCCAAGAAGCTTGGAACATCACTTAATAAGCATCCTCATCCCCACAAAGCCAGCACCTTCACAACATTCACCAGCGAACTGTGGGCCACCTTCATCCCACCCCAGCCACCTCTAtggtgattgataggaatggttggacttgatgatccagtgggtcctttccaacctggtgattctatgattctatgacatctgtCCACCCCACAACCCCAGACCTGCAGAGCTCATCCACCAAACTTCAAGTGTGGTCTCACCTTTCCCAGAGAGGTGCCGCCACGTGACGGTGGGCTCTG
Encoded here:
- the LOC138730836 gene encoding opioid-binding protein/cell adhesion molecule homolog isoform X2, with translation MYHPACWIVFTATTALLFIPGVPVRSGDATFPKAMDNVTVRQGESATLRCTVDDRVTRVAWLNRSTILYAGNDKWSIDNRVVILSNTKTQYSIKIHNVDIYDEGPYTCSVQTDNHPKTSRVHLIVQVPPQIVNISSDITVNEGSSVTLMCLAFGRPEPTVTWRHLSGKGQGFVSEDEYLEITGITREQSGEYECSAVNDVAVPDVRKVKVTVNYPPYISNAKNTGASVGQKGILQCEASAVPVAEFQWFKEDTRLANGLEGVRIESKGRLSTLTFFNVSEKDYGNYTCVATNKLGNTNASIILYGPGAVHDGGNAASRAATGLGLWAALLARLLLGF
- the LOC138730836 gene encoding opioid-binding protein/cell adhesion molecule homolog isoform X1, whose protein sequence is MLAGCTVASQGFGVCSIFGLRLASCRDLNPGVPVRSGDATFPKAMDNVTVRQGESATLRCTVDDRVTRVAWLNRSTILYAGNDKWSIDNRVVILSNTKTQYSIKIHNVDIYDEGPYTCSVQTDNHPKTSRVHLIVQVPPQIVNISSDITVNEGSSVTLMCLAFGRPEPTVTWRHLSGKGQGFVSEDEYLEITGITREQSGEYECSAVNDVAVPDVRKVKVTVNYPPYISNAKNTGASVGQKGILQCEASAVPVAEFQWFKEDTRLANGLEGVRIESKGRLSTLTFFNVSEKDYGNYTCVATNKLGNTNASIILYGPGAVHDGGNAASRAATGLGLWAALLARLLLGF
- the LOC138730836 gene encoding opioid-binding protein/cell adhesion molecule homolog isoform X3, with the protein product MDNVTVRQGESATLRCTVDDRVTRVAWLNRSTILYAGNDKWSIDNRVVILSNTKTQYSIKIHNVDIYDEGPYTCSVQTDNHPKTSRVHLIVQVPPQIVNISSDITVNEGSSVTLMCLAFGRPEPTVTWRHLSGKGQGFVSEDEYLEITGITREQSGEYECSAVNDVAVPDVRKVKVTVNYPPYISNAKNTGASVGQKGILQCEASAVPVAEFQWFKEDTRLANGLEGVRIESKGRLSTLTFFNVSEKDYGNYTCVATNKLGNTNASIILYGPGAVHDGGNAASRAATGLGLWAALLARLLLGF